One stretch of Pomacea canaliculata isolate SZHN2017 linkage group LG1, ASM307304v1, whole genome shotgun sequence DNA includes these proteins:
- the LOC112571199 gene encoding protein dcd1B-like has protein sequence MASLTQSSAQSDSNLLRVATTGNTISNGKHYIAGEGEDAFDIIHIWGTPYEMGRAHGLLMGDKVKIMADAVWSYLEQQIIDPINRTIHLQEWFLEDVANFGLDVALDLELLATDKYTGDYFFEEARGLAEAAGIDYKKLLRIHMIGELTKGSCSMVGAWGGSVSTPDSLLQLRALDWVVDGPFKEHPQVTVYHPTNVSNGHAFANFGWTSWIGSITGMSSQRMAISEIGVSFPDESFGKESRFGIPFTFVLRDILQFDKTLNDSIKRITEAHRTCDLILGVGDGKEKEFRGIQYSASVANFFTDTNLEPKQDWHPRITDIVYFGMDWLCPGYSEVLARQLTLYHGNLTAELLMREVVPIVQTGSLQVAVYNLTSNMVLLANARASYETGPDNAYERQYVELNMTELFEEKPPSNSIY, from the exons ATGGCAAG CCTGACCCAAAGCTCAGCCCAATCTGACTCCAATCTACTCCGGGTCGCCACGACTGGTAACACAATCAGCAATGGCAAGCACTACATCGCTGGGGAGGGCGAGGACGCCTTTGACATCATCCACATCTGGG GAACCCCGTATGAGATGGGTCGAGCTCATGGACTTCTCATGGGAGACAAAGTAAAAATCATGGCTGATGCTGTTTGGAGTTATCTCGAACAACAGATT ATTGATCCTATAAATCGGACGATCCATCTACAAGAATGGTTCTTGGAGGATGTTGCAAACTTTGG ACTGGATGTAGCCCTTGACCTGGAACTACTCGCCACAGACAAGTACACAGGTGATTACTTCTTCGAGGAGGCCAGAGGACTAGCAGAGGCCGCTGGAATAGACTATAAG AAACTCCTTCGTATCCACATGATTGGTGAACTCAC AAAAGGTTCGTGCTCTATGGTCGGTGCTTGGGGTGGAAGTGTGTCTACTCCAGACTCTCTCCTGCAGCTGCGCGCTCTGGACTGGGTAGTGGACG GTCCTTTCAAAGAGCACCCACAAGTGACTGTCTATCACCCGACTAATGTTTCTAATGGTCATGCCTTTGCAAACTTCGGGTGGACATCCTGGATCGGGTCCATAACAG GCATGAGCTCACAGCGCATGGCCATTTCCGAGATCGGCGTGTCGTTTCCCGATGAAAGTTTTGGAAAGGAGTCGCGGTTTGGAATTCCATTCACG TTTGTTCTTAGGGACATCCTACAGTTCGACAAAACACTCAACGACAGCATCAAACGGATTACAGAGGCACACCGTACATGTGACCTCATTCTCGGAGTGGGTGATGGAAAG GAGAAGGAATTCCGCGGCATACAGTATTCTGCTTCTGTGGCAAACTTCTTCACAGACACCAACTTGGAGCCAAAACAAGATTGGCATCCTCGAATTACAGATATAGTTTACTTCG GGATGGACTGGTTGTGCCCTGGGTACAGCGAAGTACTGGCGCGGCAGCTTACCCTCTACCATGGCAACCTCACAGCAGAACTGTTGATGAGAGAGGTGGTTCCGATTGTTCAGACTGGCAGTCTTCAG GTGGCAGTATACAATCTCACATCTAACATGGTGCTGCTGGCCAACGCGCGTGCTAGTTATGAGACAGGGCCTGACAACGCTTATGAAAG GCAATATGTGGAGCTAAACATGACGGAGTTATTTGAAGAAAAGCCCCCATCAAATTCGATATATTAA
- the LOC112571202 gene encoding uncharacterized protein LOC112571202 has product MNHFRFTRSYLGPVRACILDWSGTTIDKYVLAPATVFVQVFQKFKVPITMKEARVPMGLRKDQHIREIMRMPAVSQRWQEAYGRPPTEQDVQALFKELLPMQLSVLRQYGELIPGTAQAARQLREELGCRIGVTTGFFRSMADIVREEAVRQGFVPDADVTGDEVANGVRPKPFMLFRNLELLDVDLVQAVVKVDDTVPGVGEALNAGCWAVGVARYSNYMDVDSLEHEARLTPQDVQERLERTRELLRAAGAHYVIDSLADLPEVVADVNRRLASGEKP; this is encoded by the exons ATGAACCACTTTCGCTTCACACGCAGCTACCTGGGCCCGGTGCGCGCTTGCATCCTAGACTGGAGTGGCACTACGATAGATAAATATGTCTTGGCGCCGGCCACAGTCTTCGTGCAAGTCTTCCAGAAATTCAAG GTGCCCATCACCATGAAGGAAGCGCGCGTACCCATGGGGCTCAGGAAGGACCAGCACATCCGGGAAATCATGCGCATGCCCGCCGTTAGCCAGCGCTGGCAGGAGGCATATGGGCGGCCGCCAACAGAGCAGGACGTGCAGGCGCTCTTCAAGGAGTTGCTTCCAATGCAGCTGTCGGTGCTGCGGCAGTACGGCGAACTGATCCCTGGCACCGCGCAGGCCGCGCGGCAGCTGCGTGAGGAGCTGGGCTGCCGCATCGGGGTCACGACCGGCTTTTTCCGCTCCATGGCCGACATCGTACGAGAGGAGGCTGTCCGCCAAGGCTTCGTGCCTGACGCTGATGTCACGGGCGACGAGGTAGCCAATGGCGTTCGGCCCAAGCCCTTTATGCTTTTCCGCAACTTGGAACTGCTGGACGTGGACCTCGTGCAGGCCGTTGTAAAGGTGGATGACACTGTACCTGGCGTGGGCGAAGCCCTCAATGCCGGCTGTTGGGCCGTGGGAGTGGCACGCTACAGCAACTACATGGACGTCGACAGCCTGGAGCACGAGGCACGCCTGACGCCACAGGACGTGCAGGAGCGTCTGGAACGCACGCGCGAGCTTCTGCGAGCGGCTGGCGCCCATTACGTTATCGACTCCCTCGCCGATCTGCCGGAGGTGGTGGCCGACGTGAACCGGCGACTCGCCAGCGGCGAAAAACCATGA
- the LOC112569278 gene encoding NEDD8-conjugating enzyme UBE2F-like — translation MITLSKKIKQQSGSKREADTEPKRISIRDQLLVKEVQEMEENMPRTCRVNFEDPSILHHFSLTITPDEGLWQGGRFKFQIDIPEEYNILPPKAICATKIWHPNITENGEICLSLLRQNSYDGLGWAPTRRLKDVVWGLNSLFSDLLNFDDPLNVEAAEHYARDKESFKTKVRDYIQTYAKR, via the exons ATGATTACCTtgtcaaaaaaaattaaacagcagTCAGGATCTAAAAGAGAGGCAGATACAGAACCTAAACGGATATCCATCCGAGATCAGCTGCTTGTTAAAG AGGTGCAAGAAATGGAGGAGAACATGCCACGAACTTGCAGAGTCAACTTCGAAGATCCAAGTATTCTGCACCATTTTTCTCTTACCATTACACCTGATGAAGGTTTATGGCAAGGTGGGAGATTCAAGTTTCAAATAGATATTCCAGAAGAATACAACATTTTG CCACCAAAAGCTATATGTGCCACAAAGATATGGCATCCtaatataacagaaaatggaGAAATCTGTCTTAGTCTGCTTCGTCAAAATTCCTATGATGGGCTTGGTTGGGCTCCCACACGACGATTGAAGGATGTGGTGTGGGGActgaattctttattttca gatCTCCTCAATTTTGATGATCCATTAAATGTAGAAGCTGCTGAGCATTATGCAAGAGATAAG gaaTCCTTCAAGACAAAAGTGAGAGACTACATTCAGACATATGCCAAGAGATAA